Below is a genomic region from Paraburkholderia phenazinium.
CAACCAAGCCGCGCTCACTTGGCACGTCAGCGCAAGTGTCGGAGTTCTGTCAGCGCTCGCGCTGCACCGAGCGAGCCGGATTGGCCCTGCCCCGCAACGCCTGGTAGCCCCAGAACACATAACCCGACAGGCCATACAGCACAAACAGTCCAAACAGCATCAGCGGCGGGTCGGACGACACCAGCACGAAGGCCATCACCACCAGCAGGATCACGCCGAACGGCACACGGTGCCTCACGTCGAGCGCCTTGCCGCTGTAGAACGGCGCGTTCGACACCATCGTCACGCCGGCATAGATGGTTAGCACGAAGGCGACCCACGGCAGCCAGACCAGCTTGACGGGCACGCGGTTATCGGTGGCGAGCCACACGAAACCCGCGATCAGCGCCGCCGCTGCTGGGCTCGGCATGCCCTGGAAGAAGCGTTTGTCGACCACGCCGATGTTGGTGTTGAACCGCGCCAGACGCAGCGCTGCGCCCGAGCAGTAGACGAACGCCGCGAGCCAACCCCAGCGCCCCAGGTCCTTCAGCACCCATTCGTACATGACGAGCGCCGGCGCGACGCCGAACGACACCATGTCCGAGAGGCTATCGAACTGTTCGCCGAAGGCGCTTTGCGTATGCGTCATCCGTGCGACGCGGCCGTCCATGCCGTCGAGCACCATGGCGACGAAAATCGCAATCGCGGCGACTTCGAAGCGCACGTTCATGGCCTGCACGACTGCGAAGAAGCCGCAGAACAGCGCCGCGGTGGTGAACGCATTAGGCAGCAGGTAAATGCCGCGCTTTCTCAGAAACTGCTGGCGCGCTGCGCGGCGGCTGTCGATCGGCACTGCGTCCTGCACCATCGGCTTGTTACGGCGGAACGGCCGCGGCTGCGGTGCAGCCGTGTTACGGGGACGACGCTTGAATGCGGCCATCGGAAAAACCTCCCTTGTGCCGCTTTATAGTTCGAGTTCGGCAAGAATGGTCGACGATGCCGAAACCTTCTCGCCAATCGACACCCGCGGACGGCTGCCCACCGGCAGATACACGTCGACACGCGAGCCGAAGCGGATAAACCCGTAACGTTGACCGCGCGTGAGCGGCTCGCCGGAGCGCACATAGCAAAGAATACGGCGAGCGATGAGACCCGCGATCTGCACCGAGGTCACGGTATGGCCGCTGGCCGTTTCGATTACCAGCGCGTTGCGTTCGTTTTCGGTCGAAGCCTTGTCCACCGCGGCATTCAGGTAGGCGCCCGGGAAATATTCGACCTTCGAAATCGCACCGTCCACCGGGGAGCGTTGCGAGTGCACATTGAACACGTTCATGAACACGCTGATTTTCAGCGCTTCACGGTTCGCATACGGATCGTGCGTCGTTTCGACTGCAACGATGCGTCCGTCAGCCGGGCACAGCACGGCATTGGGTTGCGTGGGGATAGGACGAGCCGGATCGCGGAAGAACTGCACGACGAAGATGAGCAGCAGCCAGAACAGCCAGGCAAAGCCGAATCCCGCGAAGGCTTGGATCAACAACGCAACGACGGCCGCGATGGCAATAAATGGCCAGCCTTCGCGCGCGATGATCGGATGAGGGTAATTCATGGATTGGCTTCTGTATTTTTGTAAAACCGTAGGATAGCAAAAGCCGCCCAGGGTTCAGCACCCTTGGGCGGCTTTTTGCATGACCGGCGCCTTTCGTAAAAGCGCCGCGCCGGTCAGGAACGACAGCTAGCTTAGTTCTTCGACTGGTCGACCAGCTTGTTCGCGGCGATCCACGGCATCATCGAACGCAGCTTTGCACCGACCGTTTCGATCTGGTGTTCAGCCGTCAGACGGCGGCGCGATTGCAGCGTCGGTGCGCCAGCCTTGTTTTCGATGATGAAGCTCTTGGCGTACTCGCCCGTCTGAATGTCGGTCAGCACCTGCTTCATGGCCTTCTTCGTTTCAGCCGTCACGATCTTCGGACCCGTCACGTACTCGCCGTATTCGGCGTTGTTCGAGATCGAGTAGTTCATGTTGGCGATGCCGCCTTCATAGATCAGGTCGACGATCAGCTTCAGTTCGTGCAGGCATTCGAAGTACGCCATTTCCGGCGCGTAGCCCGCTTCCACCAGCGTTTCGAAGCCAGCCTTGATCAGGTCGACCGTACCGCCGCACAGAACCGCCTGTTCGCCGAACAGGTCGGTTTCGGTTTCTTCGCGGAAGTTCGTTTCGATGACGCCGGCACGGCCGCCGCCGTTCGCTGCTGCGTACGACAGCGCGATGTCACGTGCTGCGCCCGACTTGTTCTGCGCAACCGCGATCAGGTGGGGCACGCCGCCACCTTGCGAGTAGGTGCTGCGCACCGTGTGGCCCGGAGCCTTCGGCGCGATCATGATGACGTCCAGATCCGCACGCGGGATCACCTGGCCGTAATGCACGTTAAAGCCGTGTGCGAAGGCCAGCGCTGCGCCTTCCTTGATGTTGGCGTGCACTTCCTTGGCATAGACTTCGGCGATCTGCTCGTCCGGCAGCAGCATCATGACGACGTCTGCGCCCTTCACGGCTTCCGCCACTTCCTTGACCTGCAGGCCGGCGTTCTCCGCCTTGCTCCACGATGCGCCGCCCTTGCGCAGACCGACCGTGATCTTCACGCCGCTTTCCTTCAGGTTCAGCGCGTGAGCATGGCCTTGCGAGCCGTAGCCGATGATGGTGACTTGCTTGCCCTTGATGAGGGAAAGGTCAGCGTCTTTGTCGTAGAAAACTTTCATGTCTGTTCCTTGGCTAAATTCAGTGAAATCGGTGAAATTCAAATAGTGCGAATGTATTGCATGGCCGGGTGGGTGCAGGCACTGCCCGGCCTCGATCGATACAAGCCGGCGTCAAACCTTCAGAATGCGTTCGCCGCGACCGATCCCCGAGCTGCCCGTGCGGACCGTTTCGAGAATCGCGGTGGCGTCGAGCCCTTCAATGAAGGCATCGAGCTTGTTGCTCGCGCCCGTCAGTTCGATCGTATAGGTCTTTTCGGTGACGTCGATGATGCGGCCGCGGAAAATATCCGACATCCGTTTCATCTCTTCACGTTCCTTGCCGACCGCCCTTACCTTGATCAACATCAGCTCGCGCTCGATATGGGCGCCCTCGGTCAGGTCGACCACTTTCACCACCTCGATCAGGCGGTTCAAATGCTTCGTGATCTGTTCGATCACGTCATCCGAGCCAATGGAAACGATGGTCATGCGCGACAGCGAATGGTCTTCGGTCGGGGCCACCGTCAAGGTTTCAATGTTGTACCCGCGTGCGGAAAAGAGGCCGACCACGCGCGAGAGCGCGCCCGGTTCGTTTTCCAGCAGGACGGAAATAATATGTCTCATGATTTCGCTTCTTCCAGATGTTTTGTCGACGTATGCGAGCCGGTTCGCGCCGCTTCGTTCGCCCTCGCCTTTTGTGGAGGCGCGCAGAAAGAAGCCGGCGCTACAGAACCGTCGTTATAGATCTTCCGCCCCGAGCAGCATCTCAGTGATGCCCTTGCCGGCCTGAACCATCGGCCAGACGTTTTCGGTCGGATCGGTCTGGAAGTCGAGAAACACGGTGCGATCCTTCAGGCGCAGCGCTTCCTTCAGCGCTGGCTCGACATCCGCTGTCCTCTCAATCCGCATGCCGACATGGCCGTATGCTTCGGCGAGCTTCACGAAATCCGGCAGCGCATCCATGTACGAATGCGAATAGCGCTTGCTGTATTCGATCTGCTGCCACTGGCGCACCATGCCCAGATAGCGGT
It encodes:
- a CDS encoding phosphatidylserine decarboxylase; this encodes MNYPHPIIAREGWPFIAIAAVVALLIQAFAGFGFAWLFWLLLIFVVQFFRDPARPIPTQPNAVLCPADGRIVAVETTHDPYANREALKISVFMNVFNVHSQRSPVDGAISKVEYFPGAYLNAAVDKASTENERNALVIETASGHTVTSVQIAGLIARRILCYVRSGEPLTRGQRYGFIRFGSRVDVYLPVGSRPRVSIGEKVSASSTILAELEL
- the ilvC gene encoding ketol-acid reductoisomerase, producing MKVFYDKDADLSLIKGKQVTIIGYGSQGHAHALNLKESGVKITVGLRKGGASWSKAENAGLQVKEVAEAVKGADVVMMLLPDEQIAEVYAKEVHANIKEGAALAFAHGFNVHYGQVIPRADLDVIMIAPKAPGHTVRSTYSQGGGVPHLIAVAQNKSGAARDIALSYAAANGGGRAGVIETNFREETETDLFGEQAVLCGGTVDLIKAGFETLVEAGYAPEMAYFECLHELKLIVDLIYEGGIANMNYSISNNAEYGEYVTGPKIVTAETKKAMKQVLTDIQTGEYAKSFIIENKAGAPTLQSRRRLTAEHQIETVGAKLRSMMPWIAANKLVDQSKN
- the pssA gene encoding CDP-diacylglycerol--serine O-phosphatidyltransferase; protein product: MAAFKRRPRNTAAPQPRPFRRNKPMVQDAVPIDSRRAARQQFLRKRGIYLLPNAFTTAALFCGFFAVVQAMNVRFEVAAIAIFVAMVLDGMDGRVARMTHTQSAFGEQFDSLSDMVSFGVAPALVMYEWVLKDLGRWGWLAAFVYCSGAALRLARFNTNIGVVDKRFFQGMPSPAAAALIAGFVWLATDNRVPVKLVWLPWVAFVLTIYAGVTMVSNAPFYSGKALDVRHRVPFGVILLVVMAFVLVSSDPPLMLFGLFVLYGLSGYVFWGYQALRGRANPARSVQRER
- the ilvN gene encoding acetolactate synthase small subunit, with the protein product MRHIISVLLENEPGALSRVVGLFSARGYNIETLTVAPTEDHSLSRMTIVSIGSDDVIEQITKHLNRLIEVVKVVDLTEGAHIERELMLIKVRAVGKEREEMKRMSDIFRGRIIDVTEKTYTIELTGASNKLDAFIEGLDATAILETVRTGSSGIGRGERILKV